The following proteins are encoded in a genomic region of Magallana gigas chromosome 1, xbMagGiga1.1, whole genome shotgun sequence:
- the LOC105348605 gene encoding perlucin: MNNAKRQLLILNIALCVSTEASLIRCERGWVPFGKNCYKFSSTTATFKDAMVICNNNESRLLELQSKAEEDWIDLQGRVRGYTYGVWLGLSDLQNEGQYVSLSDGRRPRYINWGKGEPNNVAKIEHCAMYVFKKRGWNDYGCQNKINYVCMK, encoded by the exons ATGAACAACGCAAAACGTCAGCTTCTTATACTGAATATTGCTCTTTGTGTGTCAACAGAAG cATCACTCATCCGATGCGAAAGAGGATGGGTTCCATTTGGAAAGAACTGCTATAAATTCTCATCTACTACAGCGACATTTAAAGACGCCATG GTGATCTGTAACAACAATGAATCAAGACTTCTGGAGCTGCAAAGCAAAGCGGAAGAGGACTGGATTGATTTACAGGGTCGTGTCAGAG GTTATACATACGGAGTGTGGCTGGGATTAAGTGACCTTCAGAATGAGGGTCAATATGTTAGCCTGTCTGATGGACGTAGACCTCGTTATATCAACTGGGGGAAAGGAGAGCCTAACAATGTAGCAAAAATCGAACACTGTGCTATGTATGTGTTCAAAAAAAGGGGATGGAATGATTATGggtgtcaaaataaaataaactatgtatgtatgaaataa